Proteins encoded in a region of the Ptychodera flava strain L36383 chromosome 4, AS_Pfla_20210202, whole genome shotgun sequence genome:
- the LOC139132108 gene encoding neuromedin-U receptor 2-like: protein MEFKDMTAITVALSCDILSFVVCLCIVFFLYTMIICRMRKDENTLANTSTAMLQERKQVVVLLVVTTSIFFVCLFPTYMFQFARVLSIMAETFIWTFWPETFSMLAGMLLYFNSAINPVIYNITSAKYREAFKKAFDEWKC from the coding sequence ATGGAGTTCAAGGACATGACTGCCATCACAGTCGCCTTGTCATGCGACATACTGTCCTTTGTGGTGTGTCTGTGTATAGTGTTCTTTCTCTACACCATGATCATCTGTAGAATGAGGAAAGATGAAAACACCCTTGCTAACACTTCAACAGCGATGCTTCAGGAAAGAAAGCAAGTAGTCGTTCTCTTGGTGGTAACTACATCCATCTTCTTTGTCTGTCTCTTTCCAACGTATATGTTCCAGTTTGCACGGGTACTGTCCATAATGGCTGAAACTTTTATATGGACATTTTGGCCTGAGACGTTCTCTATGCTGGCTGGCATGCTGCTGTACTTCAATTCTGCCATCAACCCTGTGATTTACAATATCACGAGCGCCAAATACAGAGAGGCATTTAAGAAAGCCTTTGACGAATGGAAATGTTAG